From Toxorhynchites rutilus septentrionalis strain SRP chromosome 2, ASM2978413v1, whole genome shotgun sequence, a single genomic window includes:
- the LOC129770869 gene encoding uncharacterized protein LOC129770869 isoform X2 codes for MCKLASFAVIAAVFALLLGNIYCEADETASTQKDDDQHKLSDREHFVKAVHHIMRGAQLDMKHLQDEHPFFGPWKNIEHTHPTNDTGSRHRHQRLHSMRDLVPKLREAILQIIAIIDRAIEEQLLPRRMVMDLDTYIPDALLTLDQVEVAADYDERYSNSPSDEPSSDDAVGSEQAKTGMRKQEVKKT; via the exons ATGTGCAAATTGGCGTCGTTCGCAGTCATCGCAGCCGTGTTTGCACTACTGCTCGGAAACATTTACTGCGAAGCAGATGAAACTGCTTCCACCCAAAAGGATGATGATCAACACAAACTCAGTGATAGGGAGCATTTCGTAAAAGCGGTTCATCACATCATGCGGGGAGCCCAGCTGGACATGAAACACTTGCAGGATGAGCATCCTTTTTTTGGACCTTGGAAGAACATCGAACATACGCACCCGACTAACGATACAG GGTCTCGTCATCGCCACCAAAGACTCCACTCGATGCGGGACTTGGTACCAAAACTTCGGGAAGCCATACTTCAAATCATAGCTATTATCGATCGTGCGATTGAAGAACAGCTTCTACCCCGCCGAATGGTGATGGATCTGGACACCTACATTCCGGATGCTTTGCTGACGTTAGACCAGGTGGAAGTAGCCGCTGATTATGACGAGCGGTATTCAAACTCACCTTCAGATGAACCTAGCTCTGATGATGCGGTCGGTTCTGAACAAGCGAAGACGGGGATGAGGAAGCAAGAAGTGAAGAAAACGTAG
- the LOC129770869 gene encoding uncharacterized protein LOC129770869 isoform X1, whose protein sequence is MCKLASFAVIAAVFALLLGNIYCEADETASTQKDDDQHKLSDREHFVKAVHHIMRGAQLDMKHLQDEHPFFGPWKNIEHTHPTNDTAGSRHRHQRLHSMRDLVPKLREAILQIIAIIDRAIEEQLLPRRMVMDLDTYIPDALLTLDQVEVAADYDERYSNSPSDEPSSDDAVGSEQAKTGMRKQEVKKT, encoded by the exons ATGTGCAAATTGGCGTCGTTCGCAGTCATCGCAGCCGTGTTTGCACTACTGCTCGGAAACATTTACTGCGAAGCAGATGAAACTGCTTCCACCCAAAAGGATGATGATCAACACAAACTCAGTGATAGGGAGCATTTCGTAAAAGCGGTTCATCACATCATGCGGGGAGCCCAGCTGGACATGAAACACTTGCAGGATGAGCATCCTTTTTTTGGACCTTGGAAGAACATCGAACATACGCACCCGACTAACGATACAG cAGGGTCTCGTCATCGCCACCAAAGACTCCACTCGATGCGGGACTTGGTACCAAAACTTCGGGAAGCCATACTTCAAATCATAGCTATTATCGATCGTGCGATTGAAGAACAGCTTCTACCCCGCCGAATGGTGATGGATCTGGACACCTACATTCCGGATGCTTTGCTGACGTTAGACCAGGTGGAAGTAGCCGCTGATTATGACGAGCGGTATTCAAACTCACCTTCAGATGAACCTAGCTCTGATGATGCGGTCGGTTCTGAACAAGCGAAGACGGGGATGAGGAAGCAAGAAGTGAAGAAAACGTAG